Part of the Brevibacillus marinus genome, TTTCTACAGTTTGATTCTGTTCCTTTTGAGTTTCACTAATGGCGGTAAATTCGACTAGGGTAAGATTATGAAGTAAATTTTTGACCTCTTCATAGCGAGATAATTGGGCTGCTTTTTTGGGTAGCCTGCCCTTTTTGAGATGATTCAAGATGATGTGATCTCCAATGATTAACGTTAACTCCGTAATCTTGCGCTTGTTTACTTCCTCCAGTAAGAAGATGAGGGACTTATAGAGATCCACACGCTTATCTTCGTCTTTGCATTGCATAATCATTTGCCACATGCACTCGTCAGAATTCTCTCTGAGCCATGCCACAACAAACGGGCCATTATTCAACCATACCAAATCAACAATTCCTTGATACACTGGCTTCCCTCCTGTATAAATGGATTTGGAATATGGAAAAAATGAGAATCAGCAGATATATTTTAAAACAATTTATCATAAGTATTTAGCATACATATCGATCAACCATTTTGGGAAGATCCCAGTAGATGAAATGGTTGATCGATACATGAAATTTTTATGGAATCTCAGTGTCATAAGCTAATCGTTGGGTAATCTCCGCTCAATTTCTTTACGAGCATCCGACCAGCTAAGCCCGAACGTTTCTTGAACTGCGCTCGTCATGTCCTGCCATAATTGGCTTTTTGGAAGTCCTTTTCTTTTAAACATGACATCTTGCATCACCTTTGTAATTGGATCATCGATTGCATCAAGTATTGGCTGTTCTTGTTCTGCAGGACGGACATTAAGAACCAATTCTGATACATTGTTGAGAACTGCTTTACGTAAGTACCGTTCAAGTTGAACGCCTTTTTTATCCCTAGCAGCTTTTCTCAATGCATCTTTCTGTAATGTCTGAATAAAGAGAGCTACAGAAAAACCGTTTTGATCTTTTACAGACTCAAAGACATTCGTAATTTCCGTCAGTCTGTCCGTCAAACCAATGTCTATCATAGCCTTTTGAATCGGGTGAGGCAATGACGTTGGAAATTCTACGGACTGACTGACATTTGAAACATTACTCTTTTTATTTGGAGCATTAGTTATATGTTTTGACTGATTAATAGATTTGTTTGACTTTATTATTAGCTTAAATTTCGTTAAGCCACCCACCTTAAATTTTTTTAAGCTCCCCAGCTTAATATTTTTTAAGCTACCTAGCTTAAAATTTTTTAAGCTCCCTTGGGTGGGATTTTCTGCGGATTTTTCTTGTTTCATTTTGGCTCCTAATTTTCCCCCAGCCTTTTGAACGGAATGGTAATCTCGGTCATAATCACGTATTTTTTCTAACGGCTTGGTGGAAAGGGCCGGATCATTTTGGGGGTATTCATACACAATAATGTTTTTGTACGTGGTCTTTCCTACAAGTCGTTCCTTGATGTCAATCATTCCATAATTCCAAAGTGGCCGTATGATCGTGTTATATAACGTTGGTTCACTAACTTCTAATTTTTTTGCCAGGTCTTTCATGCTTTTCGGTATGGAATCTTTTGTTGACGAGTCAGTCCGATCAACAAACGTGTAAAACTGTAACCAGGCAATAAAAGCCCGATGTCCAAGCTTTTTCACCCAATCATCCATGGCGATGAAATGCAGCTGCGGCAGCCGCAGTTCCCCTCTTGTTCGTTTTCTGCCTTCTTCAAAAGTGATCGTCGGTTTATTATCCATAACGGACTCTCCCTATGTACATGATCTGAGTCTCCCAATTTATTGGGATTATGTAGGACTTTTTATTGTATTCAAGCCAGATCTGCACTATAATAGGGAATAGGCAGGCCTTGCTTGCTTACTTTCAGCCAATAGGAAAGACGCCTCCTGACTTTCAATTTTTTTGAAAGTAGAGGTACTTTCTCTCTCACTGAGAGTGGGTATGAAGTTGAGAATTGGGTTTTCAATTCTCACCGTCCTTCTCGTTAAGTGGGTGGTGTTCAAACCGATGTTGGCGCATCGTTTGAACTGAGCTGAAAGTATTCCGGTTAAAGATCGCTACCTTTTTGGTAGCTTATTTTTTTGTCTCTATTTGTCTATTTTTGCATGAAAAAAACACCTTGTCGTAACGAACAGGTGTATGCCCAAATAAAACCAATGGTCCGTATATACTCTTTTGTCGAGTATACACTCCTATTGGCCACACCGATCGTTGTCTATAAGATACCATCAATGCGAAAGATTTGCCAAGTACTATTTTTTTATTTTAACTACTTTTCTTTTTCTGATCTGTTTGGTATAATCACCTTAACTTAATATTCACCGATCGTTGCAAAGGTCAATTCCGCGCGAATTGACCTTTGTTCTTTTCTCAGATTATCCAGTATAAAAAGAGCGTCTCACTGTATGGAGACGCTACTTTTTTCGGCTTTGTAAGAACCCTGCACTTTCGAGCTCTTGACGAAGCACCTGGTTAACAAAATCAGATTGAAATCCTTTTCCAAATTTTTTCTTAACCTTTTCCAACGCTCTTACGATGTCCTGTTCCAGGTAGAATCCTTTAAGGGTTCGTTTATTTTCTTTTTTGTCGTTGTAGATCTGTGCAAGAAGATCTAACGTTTTGCAATTATTCGACTCATCTACATCTTCTATGGAATCTGCCGGATTTTCGTTATTATTTATGTCTTTATTATCGATAATGATATTATTATTGTTATTAACATTATCATCTTTGTCGTTAATATCATTATTAATATTCATGTTAGGTTTTTCTTCAGAACCTTTTATGTCTTTTTCTTCGACTGCTGGAGTACCTTCTGTTTCTCCAAAAACAAATACTTCTGCCGCAGTTCGCTTTCTTCTAATTTGCTCTATCATTTTATCTGCCTTACTTGACGACACGTTCATTCAACTCCTTAAAGAAATCTTTGAACTGATCTATTGCTTCGTCAATTTCATTGTTTTCATCTGTAAATCCGTAGTATGACAACCTTCCTGTAGCAGCCTTTCTTCTAATTATCGTTTGGAACACTAAATCAGGGTATTCTTCGGCAATCAAGTCGTTAAAGGCTTTTGAATCATAGCGTCGAACGTCATTTAAGGTTCTCAGAATCCCTGCAATTTTCAGTTGCGGATTTAATTGTTTCGCCACACTGACAGAATCAATGAAATTAGGGACGGCGGAATAACACCAGGCAGATGATTCGTACATTACCACTACATAGTCACTTGCTACTAACGCATTCATGGTGTGCTCGGACAATGCTGGCGGCGTATCAATGATAATGTAGTCGTAACGATCCTGAAGAGGTTGTAAAATTTTGCGCAATTGAAGATACACGGATCGACTTCTTAGGCCAAATTTTTCATATAACGTTCTTGGTAAAATGGCGAGTAAATTATTCGCTGGTAAAACGTCAAGGCGATCGTTTACTCTAAAGATATACTTCTCGGCATCCGAGTCGCGAAGTGCTTCTAAGATTGTATTGTCTACAAATTCACTGGCGGCTTTTTTTGTCAATAATTCGGTTAAATTCCCTTGGCAGTCCATATCCACTGCCAAAACACGACTATTTTCAGCAAACATGTAAGAAACGATTCCTGCAGTAGTCGTTTTTGAACAACCACCTTTTTGAATTCCAAAGCAGATACTTGTAGCCATTCTTTAATGCCCTCCTTTTATATGGAGATATTCGATATTCATGCTAAAAAATCCTGTCTCGTACGCTTAAAACATTGCTATTACAGCAAAAAAACATGACATCATAATTAATAAATAGGATAACAAAAACATAAACATTAACATTGACGTTATTAAAGAAGAAAACGTTAACGATAATATAATAGTAATGGACAATAATAATATATATGTCGTTAAAGATATTAGCAAAGATAATGATTTTAATGATAACTATTATATTGAGAATGACATTATCATTAATAAATAAATTAAGATTATGGTTGACGTTAATGATAATGATTGCATAGATAAATATGATAATATCATCGTGAACAACAATATTTATCTTATGATAAACGTTTAATTAATCATATCAATAATGACATGATGAATAAAAATATAAATAAAAATCCGTACTTCAATGAGTACGGATTTTGAGTCTAAAAAGCATATTGCAGTTGTGAAGTTGATACTGGATCTTCATGAATTTCATTGCTATAAATGCGCATCTGTAATGTGGTATTTCTTTGCACAACTCGATTGTTATGAATCGCGATATTCAATGCCTTTTTACTCCCAATTAAGAACACGATTTGTTCTGCACGGGTGACACCAGTGTAAAGGAGATTTTTGGCTAACATTTTATAGTGTGATGTTGAGACAGGTATGATGACAATAGGTGCTTGTCCTCCTTGGCTTTTGTGTATGGTAATGCAATAACCAAGTTGCAGCTCCTTTAAATCTTCCAGGGAGTAGGGGATCTCACGTCCATTTATCATGCAATATATTCCAAGTTCATCTGTTGGAACGCCAGCCTCGTCTACCAAATAGTCGATCCGATGGATAATGCCCAAATCTCCGTTAAACACGTCCTTTTGAGGATTATTTCTGATATGTATAACCTTGTCACCCTCACGGTAAACAGTTTTTCCAAGAGTGACTTCTTTCTTGTTTGGGCTGGGAGGATTAATTTCAGCCTGCATAGCAGCATTTAATTCCTCTGTGCCTATCACTCCGCGTTTAATCGGGCTAAGGATCATAATGTCAGAAGGGGAGTAGCCGTTCATTATCAGTTGTTTAACACCGCGGCGAATCGTTTGGGCGATTTCTTCTGGATCTGTTCTTTCTAAAAAGAAAAAGTCCTGTTGAGTGGGATCAATACGAATGGGTAGTCCTTTGTTAATCCGATGGGCGTTTGTGATGATCTGGCTGCCTTCGGCTTGGCGAAATATATGGTTCAATGCAACATGAGGAACACCAGCACTCAATAAATCACTAAGTACATTACCTGGATTCACGCTTGGGAGCTGATCTGGATCTCCAACCAATAAAACCTTAGTAGTAGGGGAGAGCGCTGCAAACAGCATGTCGGCCAGTTGGATGTCCACCATTGAAAACTCGTCAATAATGAGAAGGTCAGCCATTATTGGATTTGTTTCATTGTACTCCGGTTCAGAGCCAACTTTCATTCCGATCAAACGATGGATAGTATAGGCATCGATACCGGTAACTTCA contains:
- a CDS encoding ParA family protein is translated as MATSICFGIQKGGCSKTTTAGIVSYMFAENSRVLAVDMDCQGNLTELLTKKAASEFVDNTILEALRDSDAEKYIFRVNDRLDVLPANNLLAILPRTLYEKFGLRSRSVYLQLRKILQPLQDRYDYIIIDTPPALSEHTMNALVASDYVVVMYESSAWCYSAVPNFIDSVSVAKQLNPQLKIAGILRTLNDVRRYDSKAFNDLIAEEYPDLVFQTIIRRKAATGRLSYYGFTDENNEIDEAIDQFKDFFKELNERVVK